The proteins below come from a single Leptospira ellinghausenii genomic window:
- a CDS encoding class I SAM-dependent methyltransferase, protein MDETDSLRKECPLQGECNWKPLYQTKGNYKGLSILECQTCKLQALSPRPNQKELYTKEYYQGKADYTYIDEREQKPFFRFVWKARIQNIKRFRPTGHFLDIGSSFGGFLEVAREEGYSIQGVEISAYAASYANENNIPTFNGNLYEANFPNQSFDVITMVEVIEHIENPLLFFQELTRILKPGGLLLLQTANFEGWQAKTEGSGYHYYMPGHVFYYSDTLLKKILTRLGFGSFVSYFGVDFPLMAKLKKVRGSFQTRKDYLKWFRISYYHFLSKMKRNGFPLTSSYVLYAFKK, encoded by the coding sequence ATGGATGAGACGGATTCTCTACGAAAAGAATGCCCTCTCCAAGGTGAGTGCAATTGGAAACCACTCTACCAAACAAAAGGCAATTACAAAGGTTTGTCCATTCTAGAATGCCAAACTTGTAAACTACAAGCGCTGTCACCGAGACCTAATCAAAAAGAATTGTACACAAAAGAGTATTACCAAGGGAAAGCCGATTACACATATATCGATGAACGAGAACAAAAACCATTTTTTCGATTTGTATGGAAGGCAAGGATCCAAAACATAAAACGTTTCCGCCCAACTGGCCATTTTTTAGACATAGGTTCTTCCTTTGGTGGATTTTTGGAAGTTGCAAGGGAAGAAGGTTACTCCATCCAAGGAGTGGAAATTTCCGCATATGCAGCTAGTTATGCGAATGAAAATAATATCCCAACATTCAATGGCAATCTTTATGAGGCAAATTTTCCAAATCAAAGTTTTGATGTGATCACGATGGTCGAAGTGATCGAACACATTGAAAATCCGCTCTTATTTTTCCAAGAACTAACAAGAATTTTAAAACCTGGTGGGTTACTGCTTCTACAAACGGCTAATTTTGAAGGTTGGCAGGCAAAAACAGAAGGATCTGGATACCATTATTATATGCCAGGGCACGTGTTTTATTACTCTGATACGCTATTAAAAAAGATATTGACTCGCCTTGGATTTGGAAGTTTCGTATCTTACTTCGGTGTGGATTTTCCATTGATGGCAAAACTAAAAAAAGTAAGGGGTTCCTTCCAAACTAGGAAAGATTACCTGAAATGGTTTCGCATTTCCTATTATCATTTTTTATCCAAAATGAAACGGAATGGATTCCCTCTCACCTCTAGTTATGTTTTGTATGCATTTAAAAAATAG
- a CDS encoding flagellar basal body P-ring protein FlgI, protein MNRNYKMNQTFTDMEFVTCTNLKSTNPQLIRTRGVSIFLFLFSFFCLNSSLFAVETRLKDLVRIDAVRENQLTGFGLVVGLNGTGDTKNPLTEEALQNYLAGLGVNTKKNLRDAKNTASVLITANVPVNLKEGDKIDVVVSSLGDARSLEGGVLLQSPLKAGNGETIAVASGVLVFGGKEKKRGADKKSGSNTALVPFGAIMEKSIPNAPITKSVKLTLLEKDYTTMGAIVDTITSELSVVPEVVSPTEILVPLPMAKDTTGPNGELVTGAPKLDLTFLSKLENLTINSSPVARVVINERTGTIVMGANIAIDEVAISQQGLTIQIANRDKARYFFPIQDDGKGESVFVLKETTQVSDVVGALNKVGASTKDIISILEALKKQGALKAELVIQ, encoded by the coding sequence ATGAATCGAAACTACAAAATGAATCAAACTTTCACAGATATGGAATTTGTCACTTGTACAAACTTGAAGTCTACGAATCCTCAACTGATTCGAACAAGGGGAGTTTCGATATTTCTTTTCTTATTTTCTTTCTTTTGTCTCAACAGTTCCCTTTTTGCCGTGGAAACAAGACTAAAGGATTTGGTTCGGATTGATGCGGTTCGGGAAAACCAACTGACAGGATTTGGTCTTGTGGTAGGACTGAATGGAACAGGGGATACCAAAAACCCTTTAACAGAAGAAGCACTCCAAAACTACCTCGCAGGTCTTGGGGTGAATACCAAAAAGAATTTGCGAGATGCGAAAAACACTGCATCCGTACTCATCACTGCCAATGTCCCTGTGAATTTAAAAGAAGGGGATAAAATTGATGTTGTTGTATCCTCTCTTGGTGATGCCCGTTCTCTAGAAGGTGGAGTATTACTCCAATCTCCACTGAAAGCTGGTAATGGAGAAACAATTGCAGTTGCTTCTGGTGTACTTGTGTTTGGTGGTAAAGAAAAGAAGAGAGGCGCTGATAAAAAATCTGGTTCGAACACGGCGCTTGTTCCTTTTGGAGCCATTATGGAGAAGTCCATCCCGAATGCTCCCATCACCAAATCAGTGAAACTCACATTACTAGAGAAGGATTATACCACTATGGGTGCCATTGTGGACACCATCACCTCTGAATTGTCTGTAGTTCCTGAAGTGGTGTCACCAACAGAAATATTGGTTCCACTTCCCATGGCAAAAGACACGACTGGTCCGAATGGGGAATTGGTGACAGGTGCACCAAAATTAGATCTAACCTTTTTATCCAAATTAGAAAACCTAACCATCAACTCATCTCCCGTGGCGAGGGTAGTCATCAATGAACGAACAGGAACCATCGTAATGGGAGCAAACATTGCCATTGATGAAGTGGCCATTTCGCAACAAGGACTAACTATCCAAATCGCAAACAGAGACAAAGCACGGTATTTTTTCCCCATCCAAGATGATGGAAAGGGTGAGTCTGTATTTGTTCTGAAGGAAACGACCCAGGTTTCGGATGTGGTAGGTGCCTTAAATAAAGTGGGAGCTTCCACAAAGGATATCATCTCCATTTTGGAAGCCTTAAAAAAACAAGGGGCATTAAAAGCAGAACTTGTGATCCAGTAA
- a CDS encoding rod-binding protein: protein MDIHKIQDYSGRLSRSKDETILNRMKSLSDPQGKETNRKTSSEFQNLLETHEELMGKVSSSSLKVPQNIREEITADPYRKKLYDASVEFESVFVKMMLKEMKNTIHKEKLIDGGYAEEIFEDMLYDEYAKNISQNESMGLAEEIYKQMSASLPPVKSKPYL from the coding sequence ATGGACATTCATAAAATCCAAGATTACTCGGGAAGACTTAGCCGATCCAAAGACGAAACCATCCTAAATCGGATGAAGTCGTTATCTGACCCCCAAGGGAAAGAAACAAACCGAAAAACTAGTTCGGAATTCCAAAATTTACTCGAGACCCATGAAGAACTCATGGGAAAGGTGAGTTCCTCGTCTTTAAAAGTACCTCAAAACATACGTGAGGAGATCACTGCCGATCCTTATCGTAAAAAATTATATGATGCCTCTGTGGAATTTGAATCTGTATTTGTGAAGATGATGTTAAAGGAAATGAAAAACACCATTCATAAAGAAAAACTCATCGATGGTGGGTATGCAGAGGAAATTTTCGAAGATATGCTTTATGATGAGTATGCCAAGAATATCTCACAAAACGAATCGATGGGTTTGGCAGAAGAGATCTACAAACAAATGTCTGCGTCTCTTCCACCAGTGAAATCAAAACCGTATCTTTAA
- the flgG gene encoding flagellar basal-body rod protein FlgG — protein MMRSLWTGATGMIAQQFHIDTVANNLANVNTTGFKKNRVDFEDLVYQHQVLAGTPATSVSEIPTGVNVGHGVKVAATQKLFEIGSFQATGNKLDLALTGEMAFFKIQMPDGTFSYSRDGSFKIDSNQQVVTSNGYLLEPPIILPENAILNTLMVSEEGEVTVKIGNDIRPTTIGQLELYRFVNPAGLQAVGKNLFRETVASGQEIPGMPSQEGYGSVLQGFLEMSNVKIVEEMVNMIVAQRAYESNSKTIQTSDNMLSTAIGLKR, from the coding sequence ATGATGCGATCCCTTTGGACCGGTGCTACCGGGATGATTGCCCAACAATTTCATATTGATACCGTTGCCAATAACTTAGCCAACGTGAACACCACAGGTTTCAAAAAGAACCGCGTGGACTTCGAAGACTTAGTTTACCAACACCAAGTACTTGCGGGAACTCCAGCTACCTCTGTTTCCGAAATCCCAACTGGTGTGAATGTGGGTCATGGTGTGAAAGTCGCCGCCACACAGAAGTTATTCGAAATTGGTTCTTTCCAAGCTACTGGAAATAAATTAGATCTAGCTCTTACAGGGGAGATGGCATTTTTTAAAATCCAAATGCCAGATGGAACCTTTTCTTATTCCAGAGACGGATCCTTTAAAATTGATTCTAACCAACAAGTGGTGACATCAAACGGGTATTTACTCGAACCACCCATCATCCTTCCCGAAAATGCGATCTTAAATACGCTCATGGTTTCTGAAGAAGGGGAAGTCACTGTGAAAATCGGGAATGACATTCGCCCCACTACCATCGGGCAATTGGAACTTTACCGTTTTGTAAACCCTGCAGGGCTCCAAGCAGTGGGAAAAAACTTATTCCGAGAAACCGTTGCCTCGGGGCAAGAAATTCCAGGAATGCCTTCCCAAGAAGGGTATGGAAGTGTGTTACAAGGTTTCTTAGAAATGAGTAACGTTAAAATCGTTGAAGAGATGGTGAATATGATTGTGGCACAAAGGGCATACGAATCCAATTCCAAAACCATCCAAACCTCGGATAACATGCTTTCTACGGCGATTGGTTTAAAACGTTAA
- a CDS encoding YhjD/YihY/BrkB family envelope integrity protein — MSDTIKTPLLVRLTTIPETPSIKQKIILGIRVLLVSVHRFMKDDCLIIGSSLAYTTIVTLIPTLTVALALITVASGVHTNQGELVDKINSYLLQNNIQFDITPYLETLTDIISTATQIGAVGFVVFIFSATAVLRSLEKAFHIIWKIDFHRNFINKFVFYFFLISFGPLLFVVGKNITDTISDSVRSPHLKSIVATKHGEIWVAGEKGNIGVIRELNKSISFIPEASIDFENMLCIDMETVETGTCKKPNIRKENFFRIRSVGNDLFTISEEGTFLYSNDLGKSWKVHALKGILVSDFGAIDFDTLYILTKDTRTLRYDLGKPFKEIKRFHDEAITPIRVRFFSEKDGFILDREGRLWKTSDGGTTFFPQEISSKPLNDISFLNRSVGFLVGDSGAIFKTTDGGYNWTDLSHRKYSYERVWVFVSPKKQDYDIFVLTSLGEILLSEDEGENWSVAYKGKAGMILDMLLLSKKKSNSNLENTGSKEAVSSIVSNTLTSEEPIEIENQNEAESPNEGMLGIVGVGEFNKIIRVEEDGNGQTIWKKYQGGKRFFSLYSIFQFLLPLLALWLFFLLIFNIIPNTKVPLRASSIGAAVTGVILILFFWGFINIYLTSFTEKTMLVYKALAAIPITLLAIYSISLIILYGAEVTATLQFPDRYLLPKHPFDDIDGTLSFEFYKILQVLTLTYSHQQNQGELLKLAQLRKSLVLPEKELNQILDKLTEANLIQITEDKRITPTKLKEQINLVSVYEDTSSFKLGAPKERASLSPKLNDSLTQLEDKWKEELRKTSFSNWI, encoded by the coding sequence ATGAGCGACACAATCAAAACCCCACTCCTTGTTCGGCTGACAACCATTCCGGAAACACCTAGTATCAAACAAAAAATCATTCTAGGTATACGAGTGTTACTTGTATCGGTGCATCGTTTTATGAAAGATGATTGTCTCATCATTGGCTCAAGTTTAGCTTATACGACAATTGTCACACTCATTCCAACTTTAACAGTAGCCCTTGCACTCATTACAGTCGCTTCAGGGGTGCACACAAACCAAGGAGAACTTGTTGATAAAATCAATTCATACTTGCTCCAAAACAATATCCAATTCGATATCACTCCCTATTTAGAGACACTTACAGATATTATCTCCACAGCAACGCAAATTGGAGCTGTTGGATTTGTGGTATTTATCTTTTCTGCTACAGCCGTATTACGTTCGTTAGAGAAAGCATTCCATATCATTTGGAAAATTGACTTTCATAGAAATTTTATCAATAAATTTGTATTTTACTTTTTCCTAATTTCGTTTGGCCCTTTGTTATTCGTTGTTGGCAAAAACATTACAGACACAATTTCAGATTCTGTTCGGTCACCTCATTTAAAGTCAATTGTTGCAACAAAACATGGAGAAATTTGGGTAGCGGGAGAAAAAGGGAATATTGGTGTCATACGTGAGTTAAATAAATCCATTTCCTTCATTCCAGAAGCAAGCATTGACTTTGAAAATATGCTCTGCATTGATATGGAAACCGTCGAAACAGGAACATGCAAAAAGCCCAATATCAGAAAAGAAAACTTTTTTAGAATCAGAAGCGTAGGAAATGACTTATTTACCATTTCAGAAGAAGGTACATTTTTATACTCAAATGATTTGGGTAAATCCTGGAAAGTGCATGCATTAAAAGGAATTTTAGTTTCCGATTTTGGTGCCATTGATTTCGACACTCTCTACATTTTAACCAAAGATACAAGAACGTTACGATATGACTTAGGAAAACCATTTAAGGAAATCAAACGATTCCATGATGAAGCGATCACTCCCATCCGAGTTCGATTTTTCTCAGAAAAGGACGGATTTATTTTAGATAGAGAAGGAAGGTTATGGAAAACCAGTGATGGAGGAACAACTTTTTTCCCACAAGAAATCTCTAGCAAACCTCTAAACGATATCTCCTTTCTCAATCGAAGTGTGGGTTTTTTAGTCGGAGACAGTGGTGCGATTTTCAAAACAACTGATGGTGGCTATAATTGGACAGACCTTAGCCACAGAAAATATTCTTATGAACGTGTTTGGGTCTTTGTTTCTCCGAAAAAACAAGACTATGATATCTTTGTTTTAACTTCACTCGGAGAAATTCTCCTATCAGAAGATGAAGGTGAAAATTGGTCAGTTGCTTATAAAGGAAAAGCAGGAATGATCTTAGACATGTTATTACTCTCTAAGAAAAAATCAAATTCCAATTTAGAAAATACTGGATCGAAGGAAGCAGTTTCATCCATTGTTTCCAATACATTAACTTCTGAAGAGCCCATAGAAATCGAAAACCAAAATGAAGCAGAAAGTCCGAATGAAGGAATGTTAGGCATCGTTGGAGTTGGAGAATTTAATAAAATCATTCGTGTTGAAGAAGATGGGAATGGCCAAACAATTTGGAAAAAATACCAAGGTGGGAAACGTTTTTTTTCCCTTTATTCCATTTTTCAATTTTTGTTACCACTGTTAGCATTATGGTTATTCTTCTTACTGATTTTTAATATCATTCCGAATACAAAGGTTCCACTCAGAGCCTCATCGATTGGTGCTGCCGTTACAGGTGTGATTCTCATATTGTTTTTTTGGGGGTTTATCAATATTTACCTAACTTCTTTTACCGAAAAAACAATGTTAGTCTATAAAGCATTGGCAGCAATCCCTATCACCTTACTTGCAATTTATTCCATTTCTCTCATCATCCTGTATGGAGCAGAAGTGACAGCAACCCTACAATTCCCTGATCGATACTTACTTCCCAAACATCCGTTTGACGATATTGATGGCACACTTTCCTTTGAATTTTATAAAATTCTACAAGTGTTAACACTTACCTATTCTCACCAACAGAACCAAGGTGAACTCCTCAAACTTGCACAGTTACGTAAGTCACTAGTTTTACCTGAAAAGGAATTAAACCAAATATTAGACAAATTAACGGAAGCTAATTTAATCCAAATCACGGAAGATAAACGCATTACACCCACGAAATTAAAGGAACAAATCAATTTGGTTTCAGTGTATGAAGACACTTCTAGTTTTAAACTTGGTGCACCCAAAGAAAGGGCAAGTTTGTCGCCAAAACTAAACGACAGTCTCACCCAATTGGAAGATAAGTGGAAGGAAGAACTTCGAAAAACTTCTTTTTCGAATTGGATTTAA
- a CDS encoding flagellar basal body L-ring protein FlgH produces the protein MITFYCEYPVSLSSLTLSPTLHAESLWKDKDPYSYPKTIQPGTVVKVVLKNGLRVEYESEYKATFDNDIKTVPDKKLVPDLPNYTANSTYMRSKVGKSKSQGKVVGVMAVLVTGIDPGTGNLELEGSRVFNLSEERINLRLSGTISPEDLDKNRFIASDLIANLRVEYQGTLNPKELGDPNIQMKRITNPDGSVTEKAELSDKEKQEIILKNIKRLLGESE, from the coding sequence ATGATCACATTCTACTGTGAGTATCCAGTTTCGTTGTCTTCCCTAACATTGTCTCCTACCTTACATGCGGAATCTTTATGGAAGGACAAAGACCCGTATTCGTATCCCAAAACCATCCAACCAGGAACCGTTGTGAAAGTGGTTTTAAAAAACGGACTTCGAGTGGAATATGAATCGGAATACAAAGCCACATTTGATAATGATATCAAAACCGTACCTGATAAAAAATTAGTCCCAGACTTACCCAATTACACAGCTAACTCGACCTATATGCGTTCAAAAGTGGGAAAATCGAAATCCCAAGGAAAGGTAGTGGGTGTTATGGCTGTCCTTGTGACTGGGATTGATCCAGGTACTGGCAATTTAGAATTAGAAGGCAGTCGTGTGTTTAATCTTTCGGAAGAGAGAATTAACCTTCGTTTATCAGGTACGATTTCACCAGAAGACCTAGATAAAAATCGTTTCATTGCGAGTGACCTCATCGCCAATTTGCGTGTGGAATACCAAGGTACTCTCAATCCCAAAGAACTAGGTGATCCCAATATCCAAATGAAGCGGATTACAAATCCAGACGGATCTGTGACAGAAAAAGCAGAACTTTCAGACAAAGAAAAACAAGAAATCATCTTAAAAAACATCAAACGACTCTTAGGTGAAAGTGAGTAA
- the dut gene encoding dUTP diphosphatase, with amino-acid sequence MQNPLIQIQILREGAVVPEYKTSGSAGMDLSACIKENLLLPKGEVVFVPTGLAMAIPEGYEGQIRPRSGFSTKQRILMPNSPGTIDSDYRGEILIPLLNLSGSDFLLEPGTRVAQMVIQAVVKFPIQVVTELGSTERGTGGFGSTGK; translated from the coding sequence ATGCAAAATCCTCTGATCCAAATCCAAATCCTACGAGAAGGGGCAGTTGTCCCTGAATACAAAACTTCTGGTTCTGCGGGCATGGACCTTTCTGCCTGTATCAAAGAAAACCTTCTCCTTCCCAAAGGAGAAGTTGTATTTGTTCCGACTGGACTTGCCATGGCGATCCCTGAGGGGTATGAAGGCCAAATCCGTCCTCGGAGTGGGTTTTCCACAAAACAAAGAATTTTGATGCCCAATAGCCCAGGCACCATTGACTCCGATTACCGGGGAGAGATCCTCATCCCACTTCTGAATCTGAGTGGATCCGATTTCCTTTTAGAGCCCGGGACACGTGTTGCCCAAATGGTGATCCAAGCTGTCGTGAAATTTCCGATCCAAGTGGTCACGGAACTCGGTTCTACAGAACGTGGGACGGGTGGGTTTGGGAGTACAGGAAAATAA
- the flgA gene encoding flagellar basal body P-ring formation chaperone FlgA produces the protein MKIWISILLSLVLCLPLFANKDDNRLYLKPKTIVGMGEVRLSEFTNWKGNWNPIVFRNVKTPILLSPESLSDMITTLYTKEFGEGISFQVMGKEGILLPKTSNVSKTELEESLWKALSVASQNGLGEMGENFRIQSEKESFPIISGTSPVWRSLGRSLHAGKRLFPLDFYFEGKLVHSESVPFLIEEKKKAYFTTKEIPAKTVLTENDVELRSFFSADSFREFTEENPVGKTALNGFLPDTAIEKKQVRTLHTIERGQEVELVYTIGNLLLKIKTRALASGNKGEEIPLLNLASQKTIRARVQNEGVCLLEER, from the coding sequence ATGAAAATTTGGATCTCCATCCTTCTTAGTTTGGTGTTATGTTTGCCGTTATTTGCAAACAAAGATGACAACCGACTCTATCTCAAACCAAAAACCATTGTGGGTATGGGTGAGGTACGATTGTCTGAATTTACCAACTGGAAAGGGAATTGGAATCCAATTGTGTTTCGTAATGTAAAAACACCGATCCTCCTCAGTCCTGAATCTCTCTCGGATATGATCACAACTCTTTATACCAAGGAATTTGGAGAAGGGATATCGTTCCAAGTGATGGGCAAAGAAGGGATTCTCCTTCCGAAAACTTCCAATGTATCCAAAACAGAATTAGAAGAGTCTCTCTGGAAAGCTCTCTCAGTTGCGAGCCAAAATGGTTTAGGTGAAATGGGAGAAAACTTTAGGATCCAATCTGAAAAGGAATCCTTTCCCATCATTTCAGGAACCTCTCCCGTATGGCGTAGTCTTGGCCGTTCCCTCCATGCTGGAAAACGTTTGTTTCCTTTGGATTTTTACTTCGAAGGAAAACTGGTTCATTCGGAATCCGTTCCCTTCCTCATTGAAGAAAAGAAAAAAGCATACTTCACGACTAAAGAAATTCCTGCGAAAACGGTTTTAACAGAAAACGATGTAGAACTTCGCAGTTTTTTTTCTGCAGATTCATTCCGAGAATTCACTGAGGAAAACCCGGTGGGTAAAACGGCTCTCAATGGATTTTTGCCAGACACTGCCATTGAAAAAAAACAAGTGCGCACACTCCATACCATCGAACGTGGCCAAGAAGTGGAACTTGTTTACACGATTGGAAATCTATTATTAAAAATCAAAACAAGAGCTCTTGCTTCAGGCAATAAGGGTGAAGAAATTCCACTCCTCAATTTGGCTTCCCAAAAGACCATTCGAGCACGTGTACAAAACGAAGGTGTATGCCTTTTGGAAGAGAGATAA